A stretch of Gemmatimonadaceae bacterium DNA encodes these proteins:
- a CDS encoding Minf_1886 family protein, with the protein MDRLRARDARYREDAYLFVLGALEYCQTRLDERRHITGRELAMACRDLALEHFGVMARLVLEHWGVRSSADIGEVVFNLVDEGLLISQPTDTRDEFAGVFDFDQAFEREYPWSVLQTG; encoded by the coding sequence ATGGATCGCCTCCGGGCGCGTGACGCGCGCTATCGGGAGGATGCCTACCTGTTCGTGCTTGGTGCGCTCGAGTACTGCCAAACGCGGCTCGACGAGCGCCGCCACATCACCGGGCGCGAGTTGGCGATGGCGTGCCGTGATCTTGCCCTCGAGCATTTCGGCGTGATGGCCCGTCTCGTGCTCGAACACTGGGGCGTCCGCTCGTCCGCCGATATCGGTGAGGTTGTCTTCAATCTCGTCGACGAAGGATTGCTCATCAGCCAACCCACCGACACGCGCGATGAGTTCGCCGGCGTGTTCGATTTCGACCAGGCGTTCGAACGAGAATATCCGTGGAGCGTGCTGCAAACCGGTTGA